From one Dysidea avara chromosome 9, odDysAvar1.4, whole genome shotgun sequence genomic stretch:
- the LOC136265373 gene encoding G-protein-signaling modulator 2-like yields the protein MAMASAYNNLCVLVKMLGKKGLQRVQQTGNMAGMEIVTSRLRKAISYFSEHLFLVEQLYDRSKQSVAFANLGSCHEMLIQYPLAIHYHYQQLIVTQELRDYRGSLELCVMLVIV from the exons ATGGCAATGGCTTCAGCTTACAACAACCTTTGTGTACTGGTGAAGATGCTGGGTAAGAAGGGACTACAACGTGTGCAGCAAACTGGCAATATGGCTGGTATGGAGATAGTGACATCACGACTACGCAAGGCTATCAGTTATTTTAGTGAGCACTTGTTCCTGGTGGAACAGCTTTATGacag GTCCAAACAGAGTGTAGCGTTTGCTAACTTGGGTAGTTGTCATGAGATGTTAATACAATATCCGTTAGCTATACACTACCATTACCAG CAACTAATAGTTACACAAGAGTTACGAGATTATCGTGGGAGTCTAGAGCTTTGTGTAATGTTGGTAATTGTTTAA
- the LOC136266512 gene encoding uncharacterized protein DDB_G0286463-like, whose translation MARDSDDSEDNPLVAADDNIDSSHEEQQQPKQQNKKLPPTPIKPATTRPILLSAKSVELTESSSEEHDEAERLIQKKLATKPAKTSAPPTQKSSGLMLQHSIPTTSKPEVKKTTEDTTATEVKEEKKKKSSQKKKKQKEEKDDTTILPAVATTTTSDPFSSST comes from the exons atggcacg TGATAGTGATGATAGTGAGGATAATCCTCTAGTAGCTGCTGATGATAATATTGACAGTAGTCATGAAGAACAACAACAGCCGAAACAACAG AACAAAAAACTTCCACCAACCCCCATCAAGCCAGCCACTACACGACCGATACTTTTATCAGCTAAGTCAGTAGAGCTCACAGAGAGCAGTAGTGAGGAACATGATGAAGCTGAAAGATTGATTCAAAAGAAACTGGCAACTAAACCAGCTAAAACAAGTGCCCCTCCAACCCAGAAATCTTCAGGCCTCATGTTACAACACTCAATCCCCACTACCAGTAAACCAGAGGTGAAAAAGACAACAGAAGATACCACAGCTACTGAAGTTAAGGAggagaaaaagaagaaaagttCACAAAAGAAGAAGAAGCAAAAAGAGGAAAAGGATGACACTACAATACTACCAGCTGTGGCCACAACTACAACAAGTGATCCATTCTCATCCTCTACTTGA
- the LOC136265368 gene encoding uncharacterized protein yields MEDINVTTSGIIKLLLNLDVHKASGPDEISTRLLKETAEVTAAVLKLIFEKSLDTVRLQLEYASIIWSPWQKRDIEKLEKINRRTASDIISSNTTTTAESTITRRSHTNNILVPFARTDTYQHSFGPNACNIWNNLPNHIKEITSIEQFKNQINQL; encoded by the exons ATGGAGGATATCAATGTAACCACTTCTGGTATAATTAAATTACTTCTAAACTTGGATGTTCACAAAGCTTCAGGTCCAGATGAAATAAGTACAAGACTTTTAAAGGAAACTGCGGAAGTCACAGCCGCTGTCTTAAAGTTAATATTTGAGAAATCACTGGACACAG TCCGACTACAATTAGAATATGCAAGTATCATTTGGTCGCCATGGCAAAAAAGAGACATAGAGAAGTTAGAGAAGATTAATCGAAGAACTGCAAG TGACATCATTTCATCTAATACCACAACAACAGCAGAATCCACCATCACAAGAAGATCTCACACGAACAATATTTTAGTTCCATTTGCAAGAACAGACACTTATCAGCACTCGTTTGGACCTAATGCTTGCAATATCTGGAATAACTTACCTAATCACATCAAAGAAATTACCTCTATTGAACAATTTAAGAATCAGATTAatcaattgtaa
- the LOC136266440 gene encoding uncharacterized protein, with protein sequence MATKGKMISRDARRRIEVITKKIADLQEYGIPCVFSYATTWTGGLFVVGDDRMTSIVKEQKEEFLKNLKTPQPRMSDAGTSILLLPTLPQPICEMNGRTLASIIVGIAKDLNIDWKGEKPVWWPDSIPFSHPQDIPPQLKGQWSQSLKTVLQVLYDKFGNEPISALKTNEIDMQEHSAKSEGDDDTDDEASQIMSFLTPRREHTISPIPSEADYEDKKSEEQQLSMPILIEPPQKKLKASTPLAIRKPKRMIKPRKRFMDSPN encoded by the exons ATGGCAACTAAGGGAAAGATGATTTCAAGGGATGCAAGGAGAAGAATAGAAGTAATCACGAAAAAGATTGCAGATTTGCAGGAATATGGCATTCCTTGTGTTTTTTCATATGCAACAACTTGGACTGGGGGTCTTTTTGTTGTTGGAGATGATCGAATGACATCTATTGTAAAGGAGCAAAAAGAAGAGTTTTTGAAAAATCTCAAGACCCCACAGCCGAGAATGAGTGATGCTGGTACTTCTATTTTATTGCTACCAACATTACCTCAGCCCATCTGTGAAATGAATGGCAGGACGCTTGCCAGCATTATTGTTGGTATAGCAAAAGATTTGAACATAGACTGGAAGGGAGAGAAGCCAGTGTGGTGGCCAGATTCTATTCCATTTTCACATCCACAAGATATCCCACCACAGCTCAAAG GTCAGTGGTCACAGAGCCTGAAGACAGTCCTTCAAGTCCTATATGATAAGTTTGGCAATGAGCCTATATCAGCTCTCAAAACCAATGAAATCGATATGCAAGAACATAGTGCAAAATCTGAGGGCGATGACGATACTGATGATGAGGCTTCACAGATAATGAGCTTTCTGACTCCAAGGAGAGAACACACCATTTCTCCCATACCTTCAGAAGCTGACTATGAAGACAAGAAGAGCGAAGAACAGCAATTGAGCATGCCAATATTGATTGAGCCACCTCAAAAGAAGCTCAAAGCATCTACTCCATTGGCAATTCGCAAGCCAAAAAGGATGATAAAGCCAAGAAAGCGTTTTATGGATTCACCAAATTAG